One window of the Rhodothermales bacterium genome contains the following:
- a CDS encoding 50S ribosomal protein L25 yields MDVIKLDAKTREAGKGAARAARRNEEVPCILYGHSQEPVAFQVGELDLRPLIYTDEFHRVEVAVSGNTYDCILKHVDFHPVSDRPMHADFQVLQAGEKITLTVPLQLVGTSLGQRNGGRPVQRFNELEVTCLPKDIPDHFSIDVTDIDVGDTIHLEILEDEKFEFGLPMNSTLFFVQAARAEVEEEEDDLMGDTMAEAGEEAPSAEGDDAEE; encoded by the coding sequence ATGGACGTAATCAAACTGGACGCCAAGACCCGTGAAGCGGGTAAGGGAGCTGCGCGCGCCGCGCGTCGCAATGAAGAGGTTCCCTGCATCCTCTACGGACATAGCCAGGAGCCCGTCGCCTTCCAGGTAGGCGAGCTGGATCTGCGCCCCCTGATCTACACCGACGAGTTTCACCGCGTTGAGGTGGCCGTTTCCGGCAATACCTACGACTGCATCCTGAAGCACGTGGATTTCCACCCCGTGTCGGATCGCCCGATGCACGCCGACTTCCAGGTGCTGCAGGCCGGCGAGAAGATCACGCTCACGGTTCCGCTTCAGCTGGTTGGCACGTCCCTTGGTCAGCGCAATGGCGGTCGCCCGGTGCAGCGCTTCAACGAACTCGAGGTCACCTGTCTGCCCAAGGACATTCCGGATCACTTCTCGATCGATGTGACCGACATTGATGTCGGCGACACCATCCATCTGGAAATACTCGAAGACGAGAAGTTTGAGTTCGGTCTCCCGATGAACTCCACCCTGTTCTTTGTCCAGGCCGCCCGCGCGGAAGTGGAAGAGGAAGAGGACGATCTCATGGGCGACACCATGGCAGAGGCTGGCGAAGAGGCCCCGTCTGCCGAAGGCGACGACGCGGAAGAGTAG
- a CDS encoding ribose-phosphate pyrophosphokinase, with the protein MTNPISIFAGRSNPALAQSIARSFGQDLGTVEIKNFSDGEIYVHYEESIRGCDVFLIQSTQPNADNLLELLLLIDAAKRASAARITAVIPYFGYARQERKDQPRVSIAAKLVANLLTTAGVDRVLTMDLHASQIQGFFDVPVDHLYGSAVFISYLKKLDLSNLVVVAPDVGGIKMARAHAKRMRSDLALIDKRRPTQNVAEVMNIIGDVEGKNVLLIDDMIDTAGTLTNAANALKAAGALEIRAACTHPLLSGPAFERIESSALTEVIVTDTIPLRRPSSKVTVVSTADHFADAIRRIYTDESVSTLFTP; encoded by the coding sequence ATGACGAATCCTATCAGCATATTTGCCGGCCGGTCCAATCCGGCGCTGGCCCAGTCCATCGCCCGTTCGTTCGGCCAGGATCTGGGCACGGTGGAGATCAAGAATTTCTCCGACGGAGAGATCTATGTGCACTACGAGGAGTCGATCCGCGGGTGTGACGTTTTCCTGATTCAGTCCACGCAGCCGAACGCCGACAACCTGTTGGAGCTGCTGCTGCTGATCGATGCGGCCAAGAGGGCCTCCGCGGCGCGCATCACTGCGGTCATTCCGTACTTCGGATACGCCCGACAGGAGCGCAAGGATCAGCCCAGGGTGTCGATCGCGGCCAAGTTGGTTGCGAATCTGCTGACGACGGCGGGGGTAGACCGGGTGCTGACCATGGATCTGCACGCCTCTCAGATTCAGGGTTTCTTCGACGTTCCAGTGGATCATCTGTATGGATCCGCGGTGTTCATCAGCTACCTGAAAAAGCTGGACCTGTCGAATCTGGTCGTGGTGGCACCCGATGTGGGTGGCATCAAGATGGCAAGAGCCCACGCCAAGCGCATGCGCTCGGATCTGGCCCTGATCGACAAGCGACGGCCGACTCAGAACGTTGCCGAAGTGATGAACATCATCGGCGACGTTGAGGGCAAGAATGTCCTGCTCATTGACGACATGATTGATACGGCGGGCACGCTGACGAACGCAGCCAATGCGTTGAAAGCGGCCGGTGCGCTGGAGATTCGGGCCGCGTGTACGCACCCTCTGCTGTCGGGGCCCGCATTCGAGCGCATCGAATCGTCCGCGCTGACGGAGGTGATCGTGACCGATACCATTCCGCTCAGACGGCCGTCGAGCAAGGTGACCGTGGTCAGCACGGCCGACCACTTTGCCGACGCCATCCGCCGCATCTACACCGACGAATCCGTGTCTACGCTGTTTACGCCGTAG